The Bacteroidota bacterium genome has a window encoding:
- a CDS encoding SpoIIE family protein phosphatase: protein MATKKILAPVFFLALPFFCRAQTANIHLYSIEEGIPQSQVHCVLQDKKGFLWFGTDGGGLVRYDGKKFSVFTISEGLCYDGVYCLGEDEQERLWAGTPKGISIYQTKKFLPLPPELKPLSGLFIRSMLVVSSSEIYFGTNQGAFVYDGNVLHEIPGLKGKTILSVYKDKQGNIWMGTSGDGIFMEKNNIIVKKYSTANGLRSNAVNCFLQDENKTFAGTSAGINVIEGEKISFLALPAPPLAKQIIQSIKTDSRKNIWVCTLDAGVYKISKDTVVKFGSREGLSVDGAYSSFEDREGNIWFGTDGAGAAKLGEQTFTSLRAQNGLPSEMILSLCKTKKGERWFGHDNGATFFDGKKFSFFNSKNGFADEKVWRIIEDKDGNIWLTTTGSGIFKYANGKFTNYNEKNGLSNNYVRVLFSDYKGRIWVGTGNGLNLFDGKTFRIFSTKDGLANARFLCAYEDKKNNLWFGTSGGGISLVKEENGKFSFRNFTEADGLAGNGSLCIAEDSAGNIWSANFDGISRINPVTREIKTITKKDGLASNTVYAIAATDDNHLLIGTNSGIDKLDLAEYYRTGKIATKHFGSEEGFFGTECNTGSVLKEENGNTWFGTIRGAFCYHPSEDKTNPVEPQTEITNVRLSFENFDFATYSDSLSPRLFLPARMVFPYNKNHLTFDFAGLSFSIPKKVQYKYKLEGFDKDWTEPMKENFATYSNLPPGKFTFNVMSCNNDGIWSAPATFSFQITPPFWATWWFRISVLCTILLGIYAVFKWRLSRLRAMKKYLEEQVDLKTKELRAEKELVEVQNKVIEKKNQNITASIRYAKRIQESILPLKEKIQEVIPESFILFKPKDIVSGDFYWFARMNGTSLVAAVDCTGHGVPGAFMSLIGNNLLNDIVNNKKITDPEIILHQLHEGVVSALKKQEHETGTVDGMDIALCAIDHKNQKLEFASSGRPLLLAGETGIKNVKKGNHPVGLVTKKEASFRKETIQLSKGDAVYIFTDGYCDQFGGPQDEKFMQTQLEELLLSIRHKPMREQEKILDEKLAAWKGSNSQLDDVLVIGMRINS from the coding sequence ATGGCAACGAAGAAAATTCTTGCCCCCGTTTTTTTTCTGGCGCTTCCGTTTTTTTGCCGCGCGCAAACCGCCAATATTCATTTATATTCCATCGAAGAAGGAATTCCCCAGTCGCAGGTGCATTGCGTGCTGCAGGATAAAAAAGGATTTCTCTGGTTCGGCACCGATGGGGGAGGGCTGGTGCGCTATGACGGGAAAAAATTTTCCGTGTTCACCATTTCCGAAGGGCTTTGCTACGATGGCGTGTATTGCCTGGGCGAAGATGAACAAGAGCGGCTTTGGGCAGGAACGCCCAAAGGCATCAGCATTTATCAGACAAAAAAATTTCTTCCCCTTCCACCGGAGTTAAAACCGCTCTCCGGTTTATTTATCCGAAGCATGCTGGTGGTTTCTTCGAGTGAGATTTATTTCGGAACAAACCAGGGTGCATTTGTGTATGACGGAAATGTGCTGCACGAAATTCCCGGGCTGAAAGGAAAAACAATTTTAAGCGTGTATAAAGACAAACAAGGAAATATCTGGATGGGAACAAGCGGGGATGGAATTTTTATGGAGAAGAACAACATAATCGTAAAAAAATATTCAACCGCAAACGGGCTCAGGAGCAACGCAGTAAATTGTTTTTTACAGGACGAAAACAAAACTTTTGCAGGCACGTCAGCGGGAATTAATGTGATTGAAGGAGAAAAAATTTCTTTTCTTGCCCTTCCGGCACCGCCCCTCGCAAAGCAAATCATTCAATCCATAAAAACGGACAGCCGGAAAAACATCTGGGTGTGTACGCTCGATGCGGGCGTGTATAAAATTTCAAAAGACACGGTTGTTAAATTCGGAAGCCGCGAAGGGCTTTCCGTGGATGGCGCGTATTCTTCTTTTGAAGACCGCGAGGGAAATATCTGGTTCGGCACCGATGGCGCGGGCGCGGCAAAACTGGGCGAGCAAACATTTACTTCCCTTCGCGCGCAAAACGGTTTGCCAAGCGAAATGATTCTTTCCCTATGCAAAACAAAAAAAGGCGAACGATGGTTCGGGCACGACAACGGAGCAACGTTCTTTGACGGTAAAAAGTTCTCTTTCTTTAATTCCAAAAATGGCTTTGCCGATGAGAAGGTCTGGCGCATTATAGAAGACAAGGACGGGAACATCTGGCTGACCACTACCGGCAGCGGAATTTTTAAATACGCCAATGGAAAATTTACCAACTACAACGAGAAAAACGGGTTGAGCAATAATTATGTGCGCGTCCTCTTTTCCGATTACAAAGGAAGAATCTGGGTGGGAACCGGCAACGGGCTGAATCTTTTTGACGGAAAGACATTCCGGATTTTTTCCACGAAGGACGGCTTGGCGAATGCGCGGTTTCTCTGCGCCTACGAGGATAAAAAAAATAATTTATGGTTTGGAACTTCGGGAGGAGGAATTTCTCTTGTGAAAGAAGAGAACGGAAAATTTTCTTTCCGAAATTTTACCGAAGCAGACGGGCTGGCGGGCAACGGCTCGCTTTGCATTGCAGAAGACAGCGCGGGGAATATATGGTCGGCAAATTTTGACGGCATCAGCCGCATAAATCCTGTTACCAGAGAAATAAAAACCATTACCAAAAAAGACGGGCTCGCGTCCAACACGGTGTATGCCATTGCCGCCACAGACGACAATCATTTACTGATTGGCACGAACAGCGGAATTGACAAACTTGATTTGGCAGAGTATTACCGCACCGGAAAAATTGCAACCAAGCATTTCGGAAGCGAGGAAGGATTTTTCGGAACGGAGTGCAACACCGGTTCTGTTTTGAAAGAAGAAAACGGAAATACCTGGTTCGGCACCATTCGCGGGGCATTCTGCTATCATCCTTCGGAAGACAAAACAAATCCGGTTGAGCCGCAAACCGAAATTACAAACGTGCGTCTTTCCTTCGAGAATTTTGATTTCGCAACTTATTCCGACTCTCTTTCCCCGCGCTTGTTTCTTCCCGCGCGCATGGTTTTTCCGTACAACAAAAACCATCTCACGTTTGATTTTGCGGGGCTGAGTTTTTCCATTCCGAAAAAAGTTCAGTATAAATATAAACTCGAAGGGTTCGATAAGGACTGGACGGAGCCGATGAAAGAAAATTTCGCCACCTACTCCAATCTTCCCCCGGGAAAATTTACTTTCAACGTGATGTCGTGCAACAACGATGGCATCTGGAGCGCGCCTGCAACATTCAGTTTTCAAATCACACCGCCCTTCTGGGCAACGTGGTGGTTCCGCATTTCGGTGCTGTGCACAATACTTCTTGGCATTTACGCGGTGTTTAAATGGCGGCTGAGCCGGCTGCGCGCCATGAAAAAATATTTAGAAGAGCAGGTGGATTTGAAAACGAAAGAACTCCGCGCGGAAAAAGAACTGGTGGAAGTGCAGAACAAAGTGATTGAGAAAAAAAATCAGAACATTACCGCCTCCATCCGGTATGCCAAACGCATCCAGGAATCCATTCTTCCGCTGAAAGAAAAAATTCAGGAAGTGATTCCCGAATCATTCATTCTTTTCAAGCCCAAAGATATTGTGAGCGGTGACTTTTACTGGTTCGCGCGCATGAACGGAACTTCGCTGGTGGCGGCAGTGGATTGCACGGGGCACGGGGTGCCGGGCGCATTCATGTCGCTCATCGGGAATAATCTTTTAAATGACATTGTGAACAACAAAAAAATCACCGACCCTGAAATTATCCTGCATCAACTTCACGAAGGCGTGGTGAGCGCGCTGAAAAAACAAGAGCACGAAACCGGAACCGTGGACGGCATGGACATTGCCCTCTGCGCCATTGACCATAAAAATCAAAAACTGGAATTCGCTTCTTCGGGGCGCCCGCTGCTGCTCGCAGGCGAAACCGGAATAAAAAATGTAAAAAAGGGAAATCACCCCGTGGGATTAGTAACAAAAAAAGAAGCATCGTTCCGGAAAGAAACCATTCAGTTAAGCAAGGGCGATGCCGTTTATATTTTCACAGACGGCTACTGCGACCAGTTTGGCGGACCGCAGGACGAAAAATTCATGCAAACGCAGTTGGAAGAACTGCTGTTATCCATCCGGCACAAGCCCATGCGGGAGCAGGAAA
- a CDS encoding DUF1987 domain-containing protein, protein MEPLKIAKGTDTPEIILDAQNNLFSVSGRSYPEDTREFFTPVLNWIDRYVQSPNHETLFVFQLQYFNSSSYKPIFDILTKLESVKEKGKAAKINWQYKKGDRDMREAGEEFAELCPSIEFLFNEL, encoded by the coding sequence ATGGAGCCGTTAAAAATTGCAAAAGGAACCGACACGCCCGAAATCATTCTTGATGCGCAGAATAATTTATTTTCTGTCAGCGGGCGCTCGTATCCCGAAGACACGCGCGAATTTTTTACGCCCGTTCTCAACTGGATTGACCGCTACGTGCAATCGCCCAACCATGAAACGCTTTTTGTTTTCCAACTTCAGTATTTTAATTCGTCTTCCTACAAACCCATATTCGACATCCTCACCAAACTGGAATCGGTGAAAGAAAAAGGAAAGGCGGCAAAAATAAACTGGCAGTACAAAAAGGGCGACCGTGACATGCGTGAAGCGGGAGAAGAGTTTGCCGAACTTTGTCCGAGCATTGAATTTTTATTCAACGAACTGTGA
- a CDS encoding NADP-dependent malic enzyme: MANLRKEDALDYHSSGRPGKIEVIPTKPHSTQRDLSLAYSPGVAEPCLDIAANPENVYKYTAKGNLVAVISNGTAVLGLGNIGAAAGKPVMEGKGMLFKIYADIDVFDIEVDTEDVDKFVQTVKAIAPTFGGINLEDIKSPECFEIEKRLKEELKIPIMHDDQHGTAIISAAALLNAVELSGKEISKVKIVVNGAGAAAISCAKLYISLGAKKENILMLDSKGALSTDRNDLDENKKFFAVKTKVKDLAEAMKGADVFVGLSKGNIVTKEMVKSMAKNAIVFALANPDPEIPYEEAAGAREDIIIATGRSDNPNQVNNVLGFPFIFRGALDVRATRINEEMKLAAVKAIANLARENVPEEVNLAYNLRNITFGKEYIIPKPIDSRLIYTVAPAVAKAAMDSGVAQKKITDWEAYKQELINRLGIDNKLIRTITTKAKQNPKRVIFTEADHYKILKAAQVIKDEGIAKPILLGDKKKILKTISENNLDLEDVPIIDPRSAEEDERRKHFGDLFFDKRKRRGFTLFEARQMMRERNYFGAMMVETGAADAMVSGLTRKYADPVRAALQVIGVQEGVSKVAGMYIIITKHGPFFFADTTVTVEPTAQDLVDITILTATAVKQFNIVPRIAILSYSNFGSVTGEIPDKTRKAVEALHKNFPGMVVDGEMQANVALNNTLLKDHFPFSDLVNKKVNTLIFPNLAAGNIAYKMMQEIGGAEAIGPILLGTKKPVHILQLGSSVREIVNMVTIAVVDAQRK, encoded by the coding sequence ATGGCGAATTTAAGAAAAGAAGATGCGCTCGATTACCATTCCAGCGGAAGACCGGGGAAAATCGAAGTCATTCCCACCAAGCCGCATAGCACGCAGCGGGATTTATCGCTGGCATATTCTCCCGGAGTTGCCGAGCCCTGTCTCGACATTGCAGCAAATCCCGAAAATGTTTACAAATACACTGCCAAGGGAAATCTGGTGGCGGTTATTTCTAACGGCACTGCAGTTTTAGGTTTGGGGAATATTGGCGCTGCAGCAGGCAAACCCGTGATGGAAGGAAAAGGAATGCTTTTTAAAATTTATGCTGACATAGATGTATTCGATATTGAGGTTGACACAGAAGACGTGGATAAATTTGTGCAGACAGTGAAAGCCATCGCGCCCACGTTTGGCGGAATAAATCTTGAAGACATAAAATCGCCCGAGTGTTTTGAAATTGAAAAACGGCTGAAAGAGGAATTAAAAATTCCCATCATGCACGATGACCAGCACGGCACCGCAATTATTTCCGCGGCCGCTTTGCTGAATGCCGTGGAACTTTCAGGAAAAGAAATTTCCAAAGTAAAAATTGTGGTGAACGGTGCGGGTGCTGCGGCAATTTCGTGCGCCAAACTTTATATTTCGCTCGGAGCGAAGAAGGAAAATATTTTAATGCTTGACTCGAAAGGTGCGCTTTCCACAGACAGAAATGATTTGGATGAAAACAAAAAATTCTTCGCAGTAAAAACAAAAGTGAAAGATTTGGCGGAAGCGATGAAGGGCGCAGATGTTTTTGTGGGATTATCGAAAGGAAATATTGTTACGAAAGAAATGGTGAAGAGTATGGCGAAGAACGCGATTGTGTTTGCGCTGGCAAATCCCGACCCCGAAATTCCCTATGAAGAAGCGGCAGGCGCAAGAGAAGATATAATAATTGCAACCGGAAGAAGCGATAATCCGAACCAGGTAAACAATGTTTTGGGATTTCCGTTCATCTTCCGCGGAGCGCTCGATGTGCGCGCAACACGAATCAACGAAGAGATGAAACTTGCTGCGGTGAAAGCCATCGCCAATCTTGCCAGAGAAAATGTTCCGGAAGAAGTGAATCTGGCATACAATCTCCGCAACATCACTTTTGGAAAAGAATATATTATTCCCAAGCCAATTGACTCCCGATTGATTTATACTGTGGCGCCAGCAGTTGCCAAAGCCGCAATGGATTCAGGGGTTGCGCAGAAAAAAATTACCGACTGGGAAGCATACAAACAGGAACTCATCAACCGGCTTGGAATTGACAACAAACTCATCCGCACCATTACCACCAAGGCAAAACAAAATCCCAAGCGCGTTATTTTTACCGAAGCAGACCATTATAAAATTCTTAAAGCCGCGCAGGTAATCAAAGACGAAGGAATTGCAAAGCCGATTTTGCTCGGAGATAAAAAGAAAATTCTGAAAACTATTTCTGAAAACAATCTTGACCTCGAAGACGTTCCCATCATTGACCCGCGCAGCGCAGAAGAGGACGAGCGCAGAAAACATTTCGGAGATTTATTTTTTGACAAGCGCAAGAGAAGAGGATTTACGTTGTTTGAAGCGCGCCAGATGATGCGCGAGCGGAATTATTTCGGAGCCATGATGGTGGAAACGGGCGCTGCCGATGCAATGGTTTCCGGACTCACCCGAAAATATGCTGACCCTGTGCGCGCAGCGCTTCAGGTGATTGGCGTGCAGGAGGGAGTGAGCAAAGTGGCAGGCATGTACATTATTATTACCAAGCACGGGCCCTTCTTTTTTGCCGACACAACTGTAACCGTTGAGCCCACCGCGCAGGATTTGGTGGACATAACCATTCTCACCGCAACGGCAGTGAAACAATTCAATATTGTTCCGCGAATTGCAATTCTTTCTTATTCCAATTTCGGTTCGGTTACAGGAGAAATTCCGGACAAGACAAGAAAAGCCGTTGAGGCGCTTCACAAAAATTTTCCGGGCATGGTGGTAGATGGAGAAATGCAGGCAAACGTAGCGCTCAACAATACTTTATTAAAAGACCATTTTCCGTTTAGTGATTTGGTGAATAAAAAAGTAAACACGCTCATCTTTCCGAATCTTGCGGCAGGAAACATTGCCTATAAAATGATGCAGGAAATCGGAGGCGCGGAAGCCATCGGCCCCATTCTTCTCGGAACAAAAAAACCGGTTCATATTTTACAACTCGGAAGTTCGGTTCGCGAAATCGTGAACATGGTTACCATTGCCGTGGTGGATGCGCAGAGGAAATAA
- a CDS encoding NAD-dependent deacylase, with translation MAKKKLVVFSGAGISAESGLKTFRDSGGLWEEYNVEDVATPEAWNKNPAVVLEFYNMRRRQAVNAKPNAAHHALVKLEKKFDVQIITQNIDDLHEKAGSKKVLHLHGEISKCRSSVDESLIYPMKKDLKMGQLCEKGSQLRPHIVWFGEFVPMMEIANSIAATAELFLIIGTSLNVYPAAGLINFVPEKTPKYLVDPSAFSKDYISNLTIIKETAGKGVPKLVENLLK, from the coding sequence ATGGCAAAGAAAAAATTAGTTGTGTTCTCCGGAGCAGGCATCAGCGCGGAAAGCGGATTGAAAACTTTTCGCGACAGCGGTGGGTTGTGGGAAGAATACAATGTGGAAGATGTGGCGACTCCCGAAGCGTGGAATAAAAATCCGGCAGTGGTGCTGGAATTTTATAATATGAGAAGAAGGCAGGCGGTAAATGCAAAGCCGAATGCCGCGCATCATGCGCTGGTGAAACTGGAAAAAAAATTTGATGTGCAAATTATCACGCAGAATATTGACGACCTCCACGAAAAAGCCGGCTCGAAAAAAGTTTTGCATCTGCACGGAGAAATTTCCAAGTGCAGAAGTTCGGTGGATGAATCGCTGATTTATCCGATGAAAAAAGATTTGAAGATGGGGCAACTTTGCGAAAAGGGCTCGCAGCTGCGCCCGCACATTGTTTGGTTTGGCGAGTTTGTTCCGATGATGGAAATTGCAAATTCCATAGCGGCTACTGCAGAACTCTTCCTTATTATAGGAACTTCGCTGAATGTTTATCCGGCTGCGGGGCTTATAAATTTCGTGCCTGAAAAAACTCCGAAGTACCTGGTGGACCCGAGTGCTTTTTCGAAAGATTACATTTCAAATCTCACAATTATAAAAGAAACTGCCGGCAAGGGCGTTCCTAAACTTGTTGAAAATCTTTTGAAATGA
- the nadA gene encoding quinolinate synthase NadA: MQSNISIDLFSEIEKLKKEKNAVILAHYYQEPDIQDVADFIGDSLGLSQQAAKTKADIIVFAGVHFMAETAKILSPQKKVLLPDLKAGCSLADACPADKFSDFKKKYPEHIVITYVNCSAEIKALSDIICTSTNAQKIVESLPKEQKIIFAPDKNLGKFIEKQTGREMILWDGSCMVHEIFSLKKILQLKEQHPDAKFIAHPECEESILKIADYIGSTTGLLNFTKKDFAKEFIVATETGIIYQMQKSSPEKTFIPAPPNNSCACNDCPHMKLNTLEKLYTCLKYETPEVVMEKSLIERAEKPIRRMLEISERLGL; encoded by the coding sequence ATGCAAAGTAATATTTCCATAGATTTGTTTTCTGAAATTGAAAAACTCAAAAAAGAAAAAAATGCAGTTATCCTCGCGCATTATTACCAGGAGCCCGATATTCAGGATGTGGCGGATTTTATTGGCGACAGTTTGGGATTATCACAGCAGGCAGCAAAAACAAAAGCCGATATTATTGTTTTCGCAGGCGTGCATTTCATGGCGGAGACAGCAAAGATTTTATCTCCACAGAAAAAAGTTTTACTCCCGGATTTGAAAGCAGGATGTTCGCTTGCAGATGCCTGCCCTGCCGATAAATTTTCTGACTTCAAAAAAAAATATCCTGAACATATTGTGATTACATACGTGAATTGTTCTGCAGAAATAAAAGCGCTATCGGATATTATTTGCACTTCCACTAATGCGCAAAAAATAGTAGAGAGTTTACCGAAAGAACAAAAAATTATTTTCGCACCCGATAAAAATTTAGGAAAGTTCATAGAGAAGCAAACAGGAAGAGAAATGATTTTGTGGGATGGAAGTTGCATGGTGCATGAAATTTTTTCACTAAAGAAAATTTTACAGTTGAAAGAGCAACACCCGGACGCAAAATTCATTGCGCATCCGGAATGTGAAGAGTCAATTTTGAAAATTGCAGATTACATCGGTTCAACAACAGGACTTTTAAATTTTACTAAAAAAGATTTTGCGAAAGAATTTATTGTAGCAACAGAAACCGGAATTATTTACCAGATGCAAAAATCATCTCCTGAAAAAACTTTTATTCCCGCGCCACCGAATAATTCCTGTGCCTGCAATGATTGCCCGCACATGAAATTAAACACACTCGAAAAGTTGTACACTTGCCTGAAATATGAAACGCCCGAAGTCGTTATGGAAAAAAGTTTAATTGAGCGTGCAGAAAAACCAATCAGGAGAATGTTGGAAATATCAGAAAGATTAGGATTGTGA
- a CDS encoding toxin-antitoxin system YwqK family antitoxin — MKKFLKYIFIPFVICHLSFVICFAQPQQNVNPNGYNKFYYENGKISSEGMMKDSRPEGYWKTYSPNGKIKSQGNRKNFELDSLWKFYNENGKLLTEINYRNGKKDGMKRTWDADGFILSEENYSSDVKQGMTITYYAPDDTIQTKGKVKMKIPFDKGKENGTAFEYDKNGNIITILEYSYGVLKKQELVNRTDKSGQKQGTWKEFFPSGKVKSETAYQNGKKTGYEKKFTETGSLANVEKFIGDSAVKEAPELTTKLEVRNEYYEDGAIKKTGTYLYGVAEGTHKEYSPEGKITGAKIFHEGNLIGEGLIDEAGNQQGAWTEYHANGKIKGKGSYENGIKTGEWVFYHPNGKTEQKGKYDKKGKPQGLWQWYYDSGNLLREETYLNGKREGALTEWSDAKKDSSGNKTEAQVITKGEYIDGMKEGKWFYQIQDYREEGMYKSDNKDGAWESYYVDNNQVRFAGKFVEGLPDGKHTYYYHDGKKEEEGKYIMGNKDGNWEYFNPDGTLLITITFHKDREIKFDGVKVKPLLPGETLK, encoded by the coding sequence GTGAAAAAGTTTCTGAAATATATATTTATTCCATTTGTCATTTGTCATTTGTCATTTGTCATTTGTTTTGCACAGCCTCAGCAAAACGTAAATCCAAACGGCTACAATAAATTTTATTACGAGAACGGAAAAATTTCCAGCGAGGGAATGATGAAAGATAGCCGCCCCGAAGGTTACTGGAAAACCTATTCACCGAATGGAAAAATAAAATCGCAAGGCAACCGGAAAAATTTTGAATTAGATAGTTTATGGAAATTCTATAACGAAAATGGAAAACTTCTCACCGAAATAAATTACCGCAACGGAAAAAAAGATGGAATGAAAAGAACGTGGGATGCGGATGGATTTATTCTTTCTGAGGAAAATTATTCGTCCGATGTGAAACAAGGCATGACCATTACGTACTATGCGCCCGATGATACCATTCAGACAAAAGGGAAAGTAAAAATGAAAATTCCTTTCGACAAAGGAAAAGAAAACGGAACAGCATTCGAGTATGATAAAAACGGAAACATTATTACAATTCTCGAATACAGTTACGGAGTTTTGAAAAAACAGGAATTAGTTAACCGAACCGATAAGAGCGGACAAAAGCAAGGAACATGGAAAGAATTTTTTCCGAGCGGAAAAGTAAAATCAGAAACCGCCTATCAGAACGGAAAGAAAACGGGCTATGAGAAAAAATTCACCGAAACGGGGAGTTTGGCAAATGTCGAAAAATTTATTGGCGATTCCGCAGTAAAAGAAGCGCCCGAACTCACTACCAAACTCGAAGTGCGCAACGAATACTATGAGGATGGCGCAATAAAAAAAACAGGAACATATTTATATGGCGTTGCCGAGGGCACGCACAAAGAATATTCTCCGGAAGGAAAAATTACCGGAGCAAAAATTTTTCACGAAGGAAATTTAATCGGAGAAGGGTTGATTGATGAAGCCGGCAATCAGCAAGGAGCATGGACAGAATACCACGCGAACGGAAAAATAAAAGGAAAAGGAAGTTATGAGAATGGAATTAAAACAGGCGAATGGGTTTTCTACCATCCCAACGGAAAAACGGAGCAGAAAGGAAAGTATGATAAGAAAGGGAAGCCGCAAGGATTATGGCAGTGGTATTATGACTCCGGAAATTTATTGCGCGAAGAAACTTATCTCAACGGAAAACGTGAAGGCGCGTTAACAGAATGGAGCGATGCAAAAAAAGATTCTTCGGGCAACAAAACAGAAGCGCAGGTGATTACAAAAGGAGAATATATTGACGGCATGAAAGAAGGAAAATGGTTTTACCAGATTCAGGATTACCGTGAAGAAGGAATGTATAAAAGCGACAACAAAGATGGCGCGTGGGAATCTTACTATGTGGATAACAACCAGGTTCGCTTCGCGGGAAAATTTGTGGAAGGGCTTCCCGATGGAAAGCACACCTATTATTATCACGATGGCAAGAAAGAAGAAGAAGGAAAATATATCATGGGAAACAAAGACGGCAACTGGGAATATTTTAATCCGGATGGAACACTTCTGATAACAATCACATTCCACAAAGACCGTGAAATAAAATTTGACGGAGTAAAAGTAAAACCGCTTCTCCCGGGCGAAACGCTGAAATAA